From a region of the Apis mellifera strain DH4 linkage group LG2, Amel_HAv3.1, whole genome shotgun sequence genome:
- the LOC409086 gene encoding caprin homolog, producing the protein MPSANPKLEKQASTETVDPIRQAIIVIEHKIRNLEKRKGKLESYRDLQKNGRELNADQKTAVAKYDEVLQTLDITKELYKQIVGIAHDAVKQQKKLARKEAIERMQQDIAKVREVLLIQDALMNMGTESVREDFLAGKNGAVKLSEEDLKSLDSLYNEVMMKHHREEGEPTFLQQVQKVAEHYVAIVDGKQREVVGTTYNKLKEIITSINQCGYFDQVHETEAVVEEVTEAVAETQISETPVQDQVNEEYNTNDRHIPPESMIPIPNFPVQVAPLPVVSGTTPVSGPIPVVAQPIPHPAAPVETSYYTNATGFVPQPQQQQQQSQQTQQQPPQAPRINDVIGTPNFFFLQESELDSPDVTSQAPIVSHIPAAVNAPIPSQTFTNQNFANAPVVAQPVIYQHQPPQDMSHIPGFANPNPPPPIPMPPSHQQPNMQYSPQHPTTFQQQPQQQQQQQQQQQQQQQQQQAPSQQVSQQAQTQTFEHQQENQQQTIEEKTEENQDETTAPESELEQPNESVDWCQMTETNDWNPTDQSQQSAQDSQQTQQQTSQQTWGDQQRSGYRGRGGRRGNSNGYNGRGRGGGYQQNGRGGQGTYYRNDSNYQNGYQQRSWGNSEGNSGYNSGYKRGGGGSRGGGPRGERGMDRGRGQFRGQRGGNRGGYAPRGKPHTQQ; encoded by the exons ATGCCTTCTGCCAACCCTAAACTAGAAAAACAGGCCTCTACGGAGACCGTAGATCCTATACGCCAAGCAATTATCGTTATCGAGCATAAGATACGAAATCTTGAAAAGCGTAAG GGAAAGTTAGAATCATATAGGGATCTTCagaaaaatggaagagaatTAAATGCAGATCAAAAAACAGCAGTAGCCAAATATGATGAAGTTTTACAAACATTGGATAttacaaaagaattatataaacaaattgttGGAATTGCACATGATGCAGttaaacaacaaaaaaaattggcaAGAAAAGAAGCCATTGAGAGAATGCAACAAGATATTGCAAAG gtGAGAGAAGTACTTCTTATACAAGATGCATTAATGAACATGGGTACAGAATCTGTAAGAGAAGATTTTCTTGCTGGAAAAAATGGTGCTGTAAAATTATCAGAAGaggatttaaaatctttagacAGCTTGTATAATGAAGTTATGATGAAACATCATCGTGAAGAAGGAGAACCAACATTCCTTCAACAAGTACAGAAAGTAGCAGAACATTATGTAGCTATTGTTGATGGAAAACAAAGAGAAGTTGTTGGCACAacttacaataaattaaaggaaattattacTTCTATTAATCAATGTGGGTATTTTGATCAAGTTCATGAAACTGAAGCTGTAGTAGAAGaa gttACAGAAGCAGTTGCAGAAACTCAAATATCTGAAACTCCTGTGCAAGATCAAGTCaatgaagaatataatacCAATGACAGACACATTCCACCTGAGTCAATGATTCCAATTCCTAATTTCCCAGTACAAGTTGCTCCTCTTCCTGTTGTTTCTGGCACTACCCCAGTTTCTGGTCCAATCCCTGTAGTTGCACAACCCATTCCTCATCCAGCTGCACCAGTTGAAACATCTTATTACACAAATGCAACAGGATTTGTTCCACAaccacaacaacaacaacagcaatcTCAACAAACTCAACAACAACCACCACAAGCTCCCAGAATTAATGATGTTATAGGCAcaccaaatttctttttcttacaaGAATCAGAACTTGATTCACCAGATGTTACATCTCAAGCACCCATTGTATCACACATTCCTGCTGCTGTTAATGCACCTATTCCTTCACAAACATttacaaatcaaaattttgcaaatgcaCCAGTAGTAGCACAACCAGTTATATATCAGCATCAACCACCACAGGATATGTCCCACATTCCTGGATTTGCTAATCCTAATCCACCACCACCTATTCCAATGCCACCTTCTCATCAACAACCAAATATGCAATATAGTCCTCAGCATCCTACAACTTTTCAACAGCAACcccaacaacaacagcagcagcagcagcaacaacaacaacaacaacaacaacaacaagctCCTTCACAACAAGTATCACAACAAGCACAAACTCAGACTTTTGAACATCAACAAGAAAATCAACAACAAACTATTGaa gaaaaaacTGAAGAAAATCAAGATGAAACAACAGCACCAGAATCAGAATTAGAACAACCTAATGAATCCGTAGATTGGTGTCAGATGACTGAAACTAATGATTGGAATCCGACAGATCAATCACAACAATCTGCTCAAGATTCACAACAAACACAACAACAAACATCTCAACAAACTTGGGGTGATCAACAACGTAGTGGATACAGAGGTAGAGGTGGACGAAGGGGCAATTCTAATGGATATAATGGAAGAGGTAGGGGCGGTGGTTATCAACAAAATGGTCGCGGAGGGCAAg gaaCATATTATCGTAATGACAGCAATTATCAAAATGGTTATCAACAACGATCTTGGGGAAATAGCGAAGGAAATAGCGGTTATAATTCTGGTTATAAAAGAGGCGGTGGTGGATCAAGAGGTGGAGGTCCACGAGGTGAGCGTGGTATGGATAGAGGTCGAGGACAGTTTCGCGGTCAAAGAGGTGGAAATCGTGGCGGTTATGCGCCCCGTGGTAAACCTCATACGCAACAGTAA
- the LOC552037 gene encoding POC1 centriolar protein homolog A isoform X1, with the protein MLNENFYTIYYIRMMIETACDPTIEKHFKGHENIITSLCFHPETTQLASSSSDKSIILWNLKESVRAYRFFGHKDVIFDVTYAPSGEVIATASRDRSVIIWVPKVTGQSLDFKAHSGAVRSVQFSPDGEKLITASDDKSVKLWMVCQRRFLMSFVCHTSWVRCARFSLDGRLIVSCSDDKTIKLWDVISGQCIKSFNDVKAYSTHVEFHPSGYVIGSANTIGCVKLYDIRTGSLYQHYATHKGSVNMIKFHPKGNFILTASDDSTMKVLDLLEGRPIYTLKGHANGTSVTSVTFSSNGEFFASGGTDHQLLMWKTNFDKDDIARKISRHLVSPVKEVELKIKDEKLHKDDDISVGEEEIESLDEKYDITNLKNGRIHCEVPDTGILNENLEYRVINMRNQRPFEKGRIVNISHLSKESPDSCRVTCTNGIVDALNEQVQSLSDAVTILEQRLSVLEEELRK; encoded by the exons atgttaaatgaaaatttttatacaatttattatattagaatgatGATTGAAACTGCTTGTGACCCTACaatagaaaaacattttaaaggacatgaaaatattattacaagttTATGTTTTCATCCTGAAACTACTCAATTAGCATCAAGTAGTTCAgacaaaagtataatattatggAATCTGAAAGAATCTGTAAGGGCTTACAGATTTTTTGGACATAAAGATGTAATTTTTGATGTAACTTATGCACCATCGGGAGAAGTAATAGCTACTGCTTCTAGAGATAGATCTGTTATAATTTGGGTTCCTAAAGTTACAGGACAATCTTTAGATTTTAAAGCACATTCAGGTGCTGTTAGATCAGTACAATTTAGTCCAGATGGAGAAAAg ttAATTACTGCATCAGATGATAAAAGTGTTAAATTATGGATGGTATGTCAAAGAAGATTCCTTATGTCATTTGTATGTCACACAAGCTGGGTCAGATGTGCTAGATTTTCTTTAGATGGTAGACTTATAGTTTCTTGTAGTGatgataaaacaataaaattatgggATGTTATCAGTGGACAatgtattaaatcttttaatgatGTAAAAG cttATTCTACACATGTGGAATTTCACCCAAGTGGTTATGTTATTGGATCTGCAAATACAATTGGTtgtgtaaaattatatgacaTACGTACTGGTTCTTTATATCAACATTATGCAACTCATAAGGGTTCagtaaatatgataaaatttcatccaaaaggaaatttcatattaactGCATCAGATGATTCAACaatgaaa gTTTTAGATTTGTTAGAGGGTCGTCCAATTTATACACTTAAAGGACATGCAAATGGTACCAGCGTAACATCAGTAACATTTTCTTCTAATGGAGAATTTTTTGCTTCTGGTGGAACAGatcatcaattattaatgtggaaaacaaattttgataaGGATGATATTGCTCGAAAAATTTCTAGACATTTAGTTTCACCTGTTAAAGaagtagaattaaaaattaaggatgaaaaattacataaagatGATGATATATCTgtaggagaagaagaaatagaa tcattagatgaaaaatatgatattacaaatttaaaaaatggaagaattcATTGCGAAGTACCAGACACtggaattttaaatgaaaatttagaatatagaGTAATAAATATGAGAAATCAAAGACCTTTTGAAAAAGGTCGTATTGTAAACATATCTCATTTATCTAAAGAATCCCCTGATTCATGTAGAGTAACGTGTACAAATGGAATAGTAGATGCACTTAATGAACAAGTACAATCATTAAGTGATGCTGTTACTATTTTAGAACAACGTTTATCAGTATTAGAAGAAgagttaagaaaataa
- the LOC552037 gene encoding POC1 centriolar protein homolog A isoform X2: protein MMIETACDPTIEKHFKGHENIITSLCFHPETTQLASSSSDKSIILWNLKESVRAYRFFGHKDVIFDVTYAPSGEVIATASRDRSVIIWVPKVTGQSLDFKAHSGAVRSVQFSPDGEKLITASDDKSVKLWMVCQRRFLMSFVCHTSWVRCARFSLDGRLIVSCSDDKTIKLWDVISGQCIKSFNDVKAYSTHVEFHPSGYVIGSANTIGCVKLYDIRTGSLYQHYATHKGSVNMIKFHPKGNFILTASDDSTMKVLDLLEGRPIYTLKGHANGTSVTSVTFSSNGEFFASGGTDHQLLMWKTNFDKDDIARKISRHLVSPVKEVELKIKDEKLHKDDDISVGEEEIESLDEKYDITNLKNGRIHCEVPDTGILNENLEYRVINMRNQRPFEKGRIVNISHLSKESPDSCRVTCTNGIVDALNEQVQSLSDAVTILEQRLSVLEEELRK from the exons atgatGATTGAAACTGCTTGTGACCCTACaatagaaaaacattttaaaggacatgaaaatattattacaagttTATGTTTTCATCCTGAAACTACTCAATTAGCATCAAGTAGTTCAgacaaaagtataatattatggAATCTGAAAGAATCTGTAAGGGCTTACAGATTTTTTGGACATAAAGATGTAATTTTTGATGTAACTTATGCACCATCGGGAGAAGTAATAGCTACTGCTTCTAGAGATAGATCTGTTATAATTTGGGTTCCTAAAGTTACAGGACAATCTTTAGATTTTAAAGCACATTCAGGTGCTGTTAGATCAGTACAATTTAGTCCAGATGGAGAAAAg ttAATTACTGCATCAGATGATAAAAGTGTTAAATTATGGATGGTATGTCAAAGAAGATTCCTTATGTCATTTGTATGTCACACAAGCTGGGTCAGATGTGCTAGATTTTCTTTAGATGGTAGACTTATAGTTTCTTGTAGTGatgataaaacaataaaattatgggATGTTATCAGTGGACAatgtattaaatcttttaatgatGTAAAAG cttATTCTACACATGTGGAATTTCACCCAAGTGGTTATGTTATTGGATCTGCAAATACAATTGGTtgtgtaaaattatatgacaTACGTACTGGTTCTTTATATCAACATTATGCAACTCATAAGGGTTCagtaaatatgataaaatttcatccaaaaggaaatttcatattaactGCATCAGATGATTCAACaatgaaa gTTTTAGATTTGTTAGAGGGTCGTCCAATTTATACACTTAAAGGACATGCAAATGGTACCAGCGTAACATCAGTAACATTTTCTTCTAATGGAGAATTTTTTGCTTCTGGTGGAACAGatcatcaattattaatgtggaaaacaaattttgataaGGATGATATTGCTCGAAAAATTTCTAGACATTTAGTTTCACCTGTTAAAGaagtagaattaaaaattaaggatgaaaaattacataaagatGATGATATATCTgtaggagaagaagaaatagaa tcattagatgaaaaatatgatattacaaatttaaaaaatggaagaattcATTGCGAAGTACCAGACACtggaattttaaatgaaaatttagaatatagaGTAATAAATATGAGAAATCAAAGACCTTTTGAAAAAGGTCGTATTGTAAACATATCTCATTTATCTAAAGAATCCCCTGATTCATGTAGAGTAACGTGTACAAATGGAATAGTAGATGCACTTAATGAACAAGTACAATCATTAAGTGATGCTGTTACTATTTTAGAACAACGTTTATCAGTATTAGAAGAAgagttaagaaaataa
- the LOC725138 gene encoding copper transport protein ATOX1, with translation MASQVYEFNVEMMCEGCANAVTNVLNKKEGVNDVQIDLQENRVFVTSILPSDEILQIIKKSGKACKFLGIKK, from the exons ATGGCATCTCAG GTATACGAATTCAATGTAGAAATGATGTGTGAAGGATGTGCCAATGCTGTAACAAATGTACTTAATAAGAAAGAAG gtGTTAATGATGTACAAATAGATCTACAAGAAAACAGAGTATTTGTCACATCTATACTTCCTTCTGATGAAATATtacagattattaaaaaaagtggaAAGGCATGCAAATTtttaggaataaaaaaataa
- the LOC552012 gene encoding SH2B adapter protein 1 isoform X1 — protein MSVYTITAATPTTSTIISTTTATTTTAVTVTTTATPTTTAPAVAVSPEAAPGWIEFCERHARASASDFAKAFCTYVSLNLPESARLNLSHHDFLKKFVESFCEHFENEYLRRTVRSPSLYDTRHNATNDRDINAISQNNNAPIRISSHEEFSDYSEHDGDAISPKPSHKPFFRRLSFKGLKKGKSLFHKQQSDEVELSHSEHRRDKHSKAKLSKIVVECRKEGIVNSLMGENIDGTQKWEKSRLALIKAIGGYMLEFYSPPKAVKPRSGVFCSAITEARETTALEMPDHENTFVLKTQNMEFVIEAHDSNDMRSWLATIKYCMRTVQQNSINPNSGIEATGESLGHASLAISNEGDRLRTNSASKSSRSTSHEHGDEIGSNPPEIPPRLRIRSNSNLELCSSQQDIEQLNVNDGELDLSSSLREYPWFHGTLPRSDAAQLVLHSAANGHGVFLVRQSETRKGEFVLTFNFQGRAKHLRMTLNDQGHCRVQHLCFPAIYDMLEHFRQNAIPLESGGTADVTLTEFVVANHAIRSAHHNVSGINQQQLQERRPPVAPEPREVRTYGGSIRTRTESLERLEQQNTITEQQSSSSTSGRAIQNTYSFL, from the exons ATGAGTGTTTATACCATAACTGCGGCGACACCAACAACGAGTACAATAATATCAACAACAACGGCGACGACAACAACAGCGGTAACAGTAACGACGACGGCTACGCCAACAACAACGGCGCCGGCGGTTGCCGTGTCGCCTGAAGCTGCACCTGGTTGGATAGAATTTTGTGAGAGACACGCCCGCGCTTCGGCTTCTGATTTTGCTAAAGCTTTCTGTACCTATGTCAGTTTAAATTTACCTGAAAGTGCTAGATTAAATCTTTCTCatcatgattttttaaaaaaatttgttgaaagttTTTGTGAACACTTTGAAAACGAATATCTACGTCGTACAGTTAG ATCACCATCTTTGTATGATACAAGACATAATGCAACTAATGATAGAGATATTAATGCTATAAgtcaaaataataatgctCCTATTCGTATATCATCTCATGAAGAATTCAGTGATTACTCTGAACATGATGGAGATGCAATATCACCAAAACCATCACACAAACCATTTTTCCGTCGTTTATCTTTTAAAGGacttaaaaaaggaaaaagtctTTTTCATAAACAACAAAGTGATGAAGTGGAATTATCTCATAGTGAACATCGTAGAGATAAACATTCAAAAGCTAAACTTTCTAAGATTGTAGTAGAATGTAGAAAAGAAGGCATTGTTAATTCTTTAATGGGGGAGAATATTGATGGAACTCAAAAATGGGAAAAATCTAGACTTGCTTTAATAAAAGCAATTGGTGGATATAtgttagaattttattctccTCCAAAAGCAGTAAAACCACGTAGTGGTGTCTTTTGTTCTGCAATTACTGAAGCCAGAGAAACAACTGCATTAGAAATGCCAGATCATGAAAATACTTTTGTATTAAAGACACAAAATATGGAATTTGTAATAGAAGCTCATGATTCGAATGATATGAGATCATGGTTAGctactattaaatattgtatgcGTACAGTACaacaaaattctattaatcccAATTCTGGAATAGAGGCTACTGGAGAATCTTTAGGTCATGCTTCATTAGCTATTAGTAATGAAGGAGATAGATTAAGAACTAATTCTGCAAGTAAAAGTTCCCGATCTACTTCCCATGAACATGGAGATGAAATAGGTAGCAATCCTCCAGAAATACCTCCTAGACTTCGTATAAGAAGTAATAGTAATTTGGAATTATGTTCATCACAACAAGATATTGAACAAT TAAATGTAAATGATGGTGAATTAGATTTATCAAGTAGTTTAAGAGAATATCCATGGTTTCATGGAACTCTTCCTAGATCAGATGCGGCACAATTAGTTTTACATAGTGCTGCTAATGGTCATGGTGTGTTTCTTGTTCGACAAAGTGAAACAAGAAAAGGAGAATTtgtattaacttttaattttcaaggtAGAGCAAAG cATTTACGTATGACATTAAATGATCAAGGACATTGTCGTGTTCAGCATCTTTGTTTTCCTGCTATATATGATATGCTTGAACATTTTCGTCAGAATGCCATACCTCTTGAATCTGGTGGAACAGCAGATGTAACTCTCACAGAATTTGTTGTGGCAAATCATGCAATACGATCAGCACATCATAATGTATCTGGAATAAATCAACAACAATTACAAGAAAGAAGACCTCCAGTTGCTCCAGAGCCAAGAGAA gTGCGCACATATGGAGGTTCTATAAGAACACGTACAGAATCACTGGAAAGACTGGAACAACAAAACACCATTACAGAACAACAAAGTTCATCATCAACTAGTGGTAGAGCAATTCAAAATACTTATAGTTTTCTTTGA
- the LOC552012 gene encoding SH2B adapter protein 1 isoform X2 codes for MSVYTITAATPTTSTIISTTTATTTTAVTVTTTATPTTTAPAVAVSPEAAPGWIEFCERHARASASDFAKAFCTYVSLNLPESARLNLSHHDFLKKFVESFCEHFENEYLRRTVRSPSLYDTRHNATNDRDINAISQNNNAPIRISSHEEFSDYSEHDGDAISPKPSHKPFFRRLSFKGLKKGKSLFHKQQSDEVELSHSEHRRDKHSKAKLSKIVVECRKEGIVNSLMGENIDGTQKWEKSRLALIKAIGGYMLEFYSPPKAVKPRSGVFCSAITEARETTALEMPDHENTFVLKTQNMEFVIEAHDSNDMRSWLATIKYCMRTVQQNSINPNSGIEATGESLGHASLAISNEGDRLRTNSASKSSRSTSHEHGDEIGSNPPEIPPRLRIRSNSNLELCSSQQDIEQLNVNDGELDLSSSLREYPWFHGTLPRSDAAQLVLHSAANGHGVFLVRQSETRKGEFVLTFNFQGRAKHLRMTLNDQGHCRVQHLCFPAIYDMLEHFRQNAIPLESGGTADVTLTEFVVANHAIRSAHHNVSGINQQQLQERRPPVAPEPREVRVSSGSLTPLE; via the exons ATGAGTGTTTATACCATAACTGCGGCGACACCAACAACGAGTACAATAATATCAACAACAACGGCGACGACAACAACAGCGGTAACAGTAACGACGACGGCTACGCCAACAACAACGGCGCCGGCGGTTGCCGTGTCGCCTGAAGCTGCACCTGGTTGGATAGAATTTTGTGAGAGACACGCCCGCGCTTCGGCTTCTGATTTTGCTAAAGCTTTCTGTACCTATGTCAGTTTAAATTTACCTGAAAGTGCTAGATTAAATCTTTCTCatcatgattttttaaaaaaatttgttgaaagttTTTGTGAACACTTTGAAAACGAATATCTACGTCGTACAGTTAG ATCACCATCTTTGTATGATACAAGACATAATGCAACTAATGATAGAGATATTAATGCTATAAgtcaaaataataatgctCCTATTCGTATATCATCTCATGAAGAATTCAGTGATTACTCTGAACATGATGGAGATGCAATATCACCAAAACCATCACACAAACCATTTTTCCGTCGTTTATCTTTTAAAGGacttaaaaaaggaaaaagtctTTTTCATAAACAACAAAGTGATGAAGTGGAATTATCTCATAGTGAACATCGTAGAGATAAACATTCAAAAGCTAAACTTTCTAAGATTGTAGTAGAATGTAGAAAAGAAGGCATTGTTAATTCTTTAATGGGGGAGAATATTGATGGAACTCAAAAATGGGAAAAATCTAGACTTGCTTTAATAAAAGCAATTGGTGGATATAtgttagaattttattctccTCCAAAAGCAGTAAAACCACGTAGTGGTGTCTTTTGTTCTGCAATTACTGAAGCCAGAGAAACAACTGCATTAGAAATGCCAGATCATGAAAATACTTTTGTATTAAAGACACAAAATATGGAATTTGTAATAGAAGCTCATGATTCGAATGATATGAGATCATGGTTAGctactattaaatattgtatgcGTACAGTACaacaaaattctattaatcccAATTCTGGAATAGAGGCTACTGGAGAATCTTTAGGTCATGCTTCATTAGCTATTAGTAATGAAGGAGATAGATTAAGAACTAATTCTGCAAGTAAAAGTTCCCGATCTACTTCCCATGAACATGGAGATGAAATAGGTAGCAATCCTCCAGAAATACCTCCTAGACTTCGTATAAGAAGTAATAGTAATTTGGAATTATGTTCATCACAACAAGATATTGAACAAT TAAATGTAAATGATGGTGAATTAGATTTATCAAGTAGTTTAAGAGAATATCCATGGTTTCATGGAACTCTTCCTAGATCAGATGCGGCACAATTAGTTTTACATAGTGCTGCTAATGGTCATGGTGTGTTTCTTGTTCGACAAAGTGAAACAAGAAAAGGAGAATTtgtattaacttttaattttcaaggtAGAGCAAAG cATTTACGTATGACATTAAATGATCAAGGACATTGTCGTGTTCAGCATCTTTGTTTTCCTGCTATATATGATATGCTTGAACATTTTCGTCAGAATGCCATACCTCTTGAATCTGGTGGAACAGCAGATGTAACTCTCACAGAATTTGTTGTGGCAAATCATGCAATACGATCAGCACATCATAATGTATCTGGAATAAATCAACAACAATTACAAGAAAGAAGACCTCCAGTTGCTCCAGAGCCAAGAGAAGTAAGAGTCAGCAGTGGAAGTCTAACTCCTCTTGAGTGA